A window of Rhizoctonia solani chromosome 5, complete sequence genomic DNA:
TATTCACGTGGTTGGAGCATAGCAAAGCTGTAATAATATTTAATATATGCAACGGAACGAGGGAGAATGTCCAGGCATAGTAACGTCCTAGACTTGCACGCTCGAATCTGACAAGTCGGGCTTTGCACCCTGGTAGTGGAGAGCGGGGGAAACAGAGGGGCGAAGAGGTGGCAGAGTGTTCGGGAGACCAATAGCCGCAGCAGTTCAACTACAGTCGCTTTTAATGAGTTGAATGGCAGTAAAAGCGGATAGTAAAATCCTACAGAGTACTGCAAAATCATCCtatcttcctctccaaatttCTGACTCCACGCTTGGTCCATTTTGCTAGGTAATGCAAATGCAGAACGACGGTAAGATGTGTACCCTACAACAAGCATAGCTGCGAAACTTGGCCAGAGTAGGACACAGTATATAGCCAACAGTGGTCTACTGTTGAGTAGCGTCCCGCAAATTCCGAATAAGGAGGTACCAAAAACGATTAGTGATGCACTTGTAATTACTTTGATCCTCTGGTGAGTGGATCCTATGCAAATGAGCGAGAGGGTAGACGTACTAACTAGGATGTCATAGTCTACGATACGCATAATCACTGATTTTGGCCAAACTGAAGTGGGATAAGTGACTCCTTCATTTGTATACTCATAAAACCCGCTCACTTCCGAACCAAGTCATCAATACTAGTATCAATGCCGTTAATCCGTACACGAAAACCTATGCGATTATCTCTTGATCGATCTTTTCCGACCTACTTCGCTCAACCTCAACTCACCGAACAGATAGAAAGTAACAATGCCCACTTTTCCGGTGTCCAAACATTCGGCCATTCAACTACTGCTCCTGTTTCTCCGTATCCCAACAACGGGAGTAACTTGTCTTCTTCCGATACTACAGTATTGGCCTTGCGATGAGAAATGCTTATTGGGAATCTGCGCGTGAAACGGTCGGTCGCTGCATGTGTTGCTGCCAGGAGCGCCGGTGAGCCaggttgcatacttggtacgtcATGTCCTTGATTTGGAATCCCAAGTAAGGCATCTTCCTGCTGTGGAACCAAGCGGATAGTGGTTGGGCTACATGATTCCGAAAAGGGAGTTGAAGGGTATGCTCCTTTGCTATTGTGATACTCCACTTCCGGTTCTACAGGCAGTCCACTATCATTAACCTCTCCCGGTTTGGAGCAGCCTCTGATCGTCCTCAGTGGGTGTGCTATTTTTGATAGCAGATCATTAGGTTGAGCATACAAGCGGTCACTCCCAATTTTGGAAGTTGGGAGTCGAGCGTCTGGGTATTTGGTAGGCACAGGTGGGAACGGTCGGTCGTCCAGCTCTCGTCCGAGGGCCGGTAAAAACCCTGGTTGGGCGACACCATCAAACGGATTGTGCTGAAAAACATCGTCAAATGGGTTGGCACATGCTTCTCCGGGTACTTTTGAATGCGTCACGGTTTCCCCGTGTGGACTCGGAATTGAATATGGCCCTGAGACTCTACGACGTACTCTACCATGAGAAATATCGAGGGCGGAAGATACACCGCCTAGCGATGGGCTGCT
This region includes:
- a CDS encoding tetraspanin family protein; translation: MSSPSLGGVSSALDISHGRVRRRVSGPYSIPSPHGETVTHSKVPGEACANPFDDVFQHNPFDGVAQPGFLPALGRELDDRPFPPVPTKYPDARLPTSKIGSDRLYAQPNDLLSKIAHPLRTIRGCSKPGEVNDSGLPVEPEVEYHNSKGAYPSTPFSESCSPTTIRLVPQQEDALLGIPNQGHDVPSMQPGSPALLAATHAATDRFTRRFPISISHRKANTVVSEEDKLLPLLGYGETGAVVEWPNVWTPEKWALLLSICSVS